AGCTGCCGGGGACTCCCGGCGACATCCTCGACTTCCGGCAGATGATCGAGGACCGGATCGTGCCGAAGATCTCGGCGGTCGAAGGCGTGGCCGGTGTCGAGATCAACGGCGGTGCGCCGGAAGAGCTGACCATCAGCCTGAACCTGGAACGCGCCGCGGCGATGGGCATCCAGATTCCGGACGTTGCTGCCGTCGCCGCACGCGCCACCGATGTGTCCGGTGGCGTGGTCGAGGCCGGTCGCCGCGAGTACGTGCTGCGCTTCGCCGGCCGCTACTCGCCCGAGGCGATGGGAAATCTCATCCTGGCGTGGCGCGACGGCCGCCCTGTGCGCCTGGCCGATGTCGCCAAGGTCGAAGTGAAACGGCCCGAACAGCGCTTCTTCGCCTACCAGAACGGCAATCCGGCGATCGGCCTGCGCATCATCCGCGAGACCGGCGCCAACGTGCTCGACACGCTCGACGAAGTGAAGCGCGTGGTGGCGGAGGTCCGCGAGAAGGACCTGAAGCCGCTCGGCCTCGACATCGCCCAGAGCTTCGACGCCTCGGTCTTCATCAATCGCGCGATCAGCCTGCTGTCGGGCAGCCTCGGCGCCGGCGTGCTGCTCGCCGTTGGCTGCCTGTGGTGGTTCCTGCGTGACGTGCGCGCCACCGCGCTGATCGCCTGCGCCATTCCGATCTCGCTGCTGGCCACGTTCATCGTGCTGCAGCTCACCGGCCGCAGCCTCAACGTGATCTCGCTGGCGGGCCTGGCATTCGCGGTCGGCATGGTCATGGATGCGGCCGTCGTGGTCGCCGAGAACATCGTGCGCCTGCGCGAGGAAGGCATGCCCGCGCGCCAGGCCGCGCTCGAGGGCACCAGCCAGGTCGCCGTTGCGCTGGTGGCCTCCACCATCACGACCGTGGCGGTGTTCCTGCCGGTGATCTTCATGGAGGATGTCGAGGGACAACTGTTCGCCGACCTCGCGCTGACCATCTCGATTGCGGTCGCCATCTCGCTGGTCGTCGCCGTCACGGTGCTTCCGGCTGCAGCGGGCAGCTGGCTGCGCGAGCGCAAGGACACGCGTGAGCAGCACCGCACCTGGTCGCGCGTCAGCGACTGGGCCATGCGCGTCACCGCCGGGCGCCAGCGCCAGTGGATGTGGGTGGGTGGCCTGGTGCTTGTCCCCGCGCTGCTGGCCGCGCTGCTGATGCCGAAGATCGACTACCTGCCGCCGGTCAAGCGTGCCGCCGTGGACGCGATCTTCAACTTCCCGCCCGGCATGGGTCCGGAGCGGGTCAACCAGGAAATCGCGCCGTCCGTGCTCGAGCGCATGCGCCCGTACATGGATGGCGGGAAGAGCCCGCAACTGAGCAACTGGTACCTGCTGCTGTGGCCGGGCGGCGGCACGATCGGTGCACGCGTGGTCGACCCCGACCAGATCGGCGAGCTCGAGCGCGTCGTCCGCGACGAAGTGGTGGTGGGCTTCCCCGACACCCGCGCGTTCGCCAGCGAGGGTGAACTGTTCGGCAGCTTCGGCGGTTCGGCGCGTGCGATCGCGATCCACCTGCAGCATGCCGATGGCGACGCACTGGCGCGCGCCGCCGAGGCCGGCCGCAAGCTGCTGTCCGAGCGCTTCCAGGGGGCCAACGTCCAGGCATGGCCCAGCGCCGATGCCGGCACGCCGGAACTGCGCATCAATCCCGATGACCGTCGCCTGGCCGAAGTCGGCTGGCGCCGCCCGGAACTCGGCACCGTCGTGCGCACGCTGGGCGATGGCCAGTGGCTCGGCGAACACTTCGACGGCGACCGCCGGCTGGCGATCATCCTGCGCACCGATCGCGACAGCAGCATCTCGCGGCTGGGCGCAGCGCCACTGGCGACGCCGCAGGGCGGCGTGCTCAGCCTGGCCGAGCTGGCGCAGGTCGATACCGTCCTCGCGCCGAACCAGCTGCGCCGCATCGATCGCCGCCGCACGGTGACGCTCACCGTCGACCCGCCGGCAGCAATGTCGCTGGAGGAAGCCCTCGACATCGTCGATACCGACGTCGTCCCCGCACTGCGCAAGGACTTGCCGGCCGACGCCGAGATCCGAGTCTCCGGCAGTGCCGACCGCCTCGATGAAGTCGTGCGCAGCATGGGCATGAACTTCGCGATGGCGCTGGTGGTGTTGTTCATGCTGATGGCGGCGATGTTCCGCTCGTTGCGAGACAGTGCCTTCGTCATGGCGACCTTGCCCATGGCCGTGCTCGGCGGCGTGCTCGGCCTGCGCGTGCTCGACCTCGTCGCCGGGCAGACCCTGGACCTGCTGTCGATGATCGGCTTCATCATGCTGCTGGGCATGGTGATCAACAACGCGATCCTGCTGGTCGCGCAGACCCGCGATGCCCAGGCGGCGGGCGCCACGCTCGACGAAGCGCTGCACCAGGCCCTCGATCAGCGCCTGCGCCCGATCCTGATCGGCGCCCTCACCGGCGTGCTCGGTGCGCTGCCGATGGCCATCAACCCCGGTCCCGGCGCGGTGATCTATCGCGGGCTGGCGGCCGTGTCGGTCGGCGGCGTCGGTCTGAGCCTGGTTTTCCTCGTCGTGCTGATTCCCGCGCTGCTGCGACTGGCCGACTCGCGTCGTCAGACCGCGACGGCAGTCGATGGCATCGGCGCCGCGCCCGTTCCGCAGCCTTCCCCCTGAATGTCACTCCTCCCCCGGAGATCGCCATGCGCACCTTGCACAAGCCCGAAAAAGTACTGATTGCCGCGGCGCTGGCTGCGGTCCTGACCGTTCCGCTCATCGACCTGGATGCCGGCGCCAGCGCACCTCCCCCCGAGGCGCCGCCCGCGATCGTCAGCGTGGCCGCCGCGGTCAGTACCGAGCTGGCGCCGCGGCACTGGGCCCCCGGCAGCGTGATCAGCCGGCAGGACGCACACGTGGCCAGCGAGCAGGATGGGCGCGTGATCAAGGTCGCCGAAGTAGGGCAGAACGTGCGCGAGGGCGATCCCATCGCCGTCCTCGACGACACCGCGCTGCGTCTGCGCGAGCGTGAGGCGCAGGCCGACCTGGCCCGCATCCAGGCGCAGCTCGGCATGGCGACCCGCCAGGAACAGCGCTACGCCCAGCTCGCCCAGCAGCAGAACATCGCCCGCGCCCAGCATGAACAGTTGCAGGCCGATCGCGACATGCTGATCCAGGAGCGCGCACGTGCCCAGGCCCTGCTCGAACAAACCCGCCACCAGCGCACGCAGATGCTGGTGCGCGCACCCTTCGACGGTGTCGTCGCCGAACGCGAGGTGGAGCTGGGCGAATTCGTGAATACCGGCGACGCCGTTGCCCGCGTCGTCGACACGGCCGAGCAGGAAGTGCGCGTCCGCGCGCCGGTCGATCTTGCCCGGCACCTGGCGGTGGGCACGCCGGTGCAGGTGCGCGTGGGTGACAGCGAACGCGGGCATCCGGTGAGCGCGCTGGTCCCGGTCGGCGACGAAGCATCGCGGCAACTGGAGCTGCGCATCAAGATGGATGCGAGCGAGTTCCCGGTCGGCACCGCGGTCGAAGTCGGCATGCCGAGCGCGGCCAGGCGCGCCGTGGTGGCGGTGCCGCGCGACGCAGTGATCCTGCGTCGCGAAGGAGACTTCGTCCTGCGCGTTGGCGGCGACAACAAGGCCGAGCGGTTGCCGGTGAAGACCGGCACCGAGGTCGGCGATCTCGTCGAGGTCAGCGGCAACGTCAAGGCAGGCGACCGCCTGATCGTGCGCGGCGGCGAGCGCGTCGAACCGGGTCAGGCGGTCACCATCCAGGACCTGTCGCGTGCGGTGTCGGTGCGCTGACCGTGTCGACATGAAACCTCGTGGCCCGGGTAAGCGCAGCGCACCCGGGGCCAGCCCGCGGACCAGGCGTCCTCCCGGGTGCGCTGCGCTTACCCGGGCTACGGATGAACAGGGTCGGCAGGGGTGAACGCACTCCAGCGCGGTGCTGTCAACGGGTTACGCCCCAGCGCCTGCATTGCGACAATCGCCTTCTCCCCGGATCTCCGGGTTTTCACGATTGGATGCAATGCAGGACCACAAGCACGTCGCCGCTCAAGTCGCGAGCAAGATCGCCCGTCTCATCGCCGAGGAAATCGGCGCACAGACGCAACAGGCCCAGTCCGCCATCGCCCTGCTCGACGAGGGCGCGACGGTGCCGTTCATCGCGCGCTACCGCAAGGAAGTGACCGGCGGCCTCGACGACACCCAGCTGCGCAACCTTGAGACGCGTCTGACCTACCTGCGCGAACTGGAGGACCGCCGCGCCGCGGTGCTGGCCAGCATCGAGGAGCAGGGCAAGCTCAGCGACGAGCTGCGTGGCGAGATCGAAGCGGCCGACAGCAAGTCGCGCCTGGAGGACCTGTACCTGCCGTACAAGCCCAAGCGCCGCACCAAGGCGCAGATCGCGCGCGAGGCCGGCCTGGAGCCGCTCGCCGAAGGCCTGCTGGCCGACCCGATGCTGGTGCCGGAAGAGTTCGCCGCTGGCTTCGTCGATGCCGACAAGGGCGTGGCCGACACCAAGGCCGCGCTCGACGGCGCCCGCGCGATCCTGATGGAGCGCTGGGGCGAAGACGCGGCGCTGGTCGGCGAGCTGCGCGGCTGGCTGCATGAGGTCGGCGTGATCCGCGCCCGCGTCGCAGAGGGCAAGGAGCTGGCCGGCGAGAAGTTCCGCGACTACTTCGATCATGCCGAACCGCTGTCGAAGATCCCCTCGCACCGCTTGCTCGCGCTGTTCCGCGGCCGTCGCGAGGAGTTCCTGTTCCTCGACCTCGACCCGGGCACCGATGCCGCTGCCGGCCACCTGCAGGCCGAAGGCCGCGTCGCCGTGCATGCCGGTATCAAGGCGCAGGGCCGCCCGGCCGACAAGTGGCTGATGGACTGCTGCCGCCTCACCTGGAAGGCCAAGCTGCACCTGCACCTGCTGCTCGACCTGTTCGCGCAGGCGCGCGAGAAGGCCGAAGTCGAAGCGATCGATGTCTTCGGCGACAACCTCAAGGACCTGATGCTGGCCGCACCGGCCGGCGCCAAGGCGGTGCTGGGCCTCGATCCGGGCCTGCGTACCGGCGTCAAGGTCGCCGTGGTCGACCGCACCGGCAAGTTCGTCGACCACGCGACGATCTATCCGCACGAGCCCAAGCGCCAGTGGGACCAGTCGCTGTCGCTGCTGCGCCAGCTGTGCGTCAAGCACCAGGTCGAACTGATCGCGATCGGCAACGGCACCGCCTCGCGCGAGACCGACAAGCTTGCTGCCGACCTGATCAAGCTCGCACCGACGCTGTCGATGCAGAAGATCGTCGTCAGCGAGGCCGGTGCATCGGTGTACTCGGCGTCCGAGTTCGCCGCCAGGGAGTTCCCGAACCTCGACGTGTCGATCCGCGGCGCGGTGTCGATCGCACGACGCCTGCAGGATCCGCTGGCCGAGCTGGTCAAGATCGAGCCCAAGGCGATTGGCGTGGGCCAGTACCAGCATGACGTCGACCAGTTCCGCCTGGCGCGCACGCTCGATGCGCGCGTGGAGGACTGCGTGAATGCCGTTGGCGTCGATGTGAACACCGCCTCGGCGGCGCTGCTGACGCGCGTGTCGGGCCTGTCGTCGACGGTGGCCGAGAACATCGTCGTCTACCGCGACAGCAACGGCGCCTTCAAGAGCCGCAAGGAGCTGTTGAAAGTGCCGCGCCTGGGCGACAAGACCTTCGAGCAATGCGCCGGCTTCCTGCGCATCAGCGACGGCGACCAGCCGCTGGACGCATCGTCGGTGCACCCGGAGGCCTATCCGGTGGTCGAGCGCATCCTCAAGCAGTGCGGTCGCGAGGTGAAGCAGGTCATCGGCGATGCCTCGCTGCTGCGCGGCCTCAAGCCCGAGCAGTTCACCGACGAGCGTTTCGGCGTGCCTACCGTGCGCGACATCCTCAAGGAACTGGAGAAGCCGGGCCGCGACCCGCGCCCCGAGTTCAAGGCAGCACGCTTCGCCGACGGCGTCGAGGACATCAAGGACCTGCGCGAGGGCATGATCCTGGAAGGCGTGGTCAGCAACGTCGCCGCGTTCGGCGCGTTCGTCGACATCGGCGTGCACCAGGACGGCCTGATCCACATCTCGGCGCTGTCGGACAAGTACGTCAAGGATCCGCGCGAAGTGGTGAAGGCCGGCGACATCGTCAAGGTCAAGGTGCTGGAGGTCGATGTCGCCCGCAAGCGCATTGCGCTCACACGTCGCCTGGACGACACGCCGGCGCCGCGCGTGCCCGGCGAGGAGCGTGGCGCGCGGCCGAACCAGAACCGCGGCGGTCATCGCGACGGCAACCGGGACGGCAACCGTGGCGCGCCCTCGCCGAAGCAGGCGCCGGCACCGGCGAACAATGCGCTGGCGGCGGCGTTCGCTCGCGCCAAGAAGAACTGAAGCACCCGTCGTCCTCGTCCCGTCATTCCCGCGTAGGCGGGAACCGGACAAACAACAACGCCGGCCCAGGGCCGGCGTTGTCGTTACCGCACTACGACGAGAGGGACAGCGTTACTGCGTGATATCCACGTCCTTCGTCTCGCGCAGGAACAGCGAGCCGATCACGAAGGTCATCAGTGCGATCACGATCGGATACCACAGGCCGTAGTACATGTTGCCGGTGGCAGCGACCAGGGCGAAGGCGATCGTCGGCAGGAAGCCGCCGAACCAGCCATTGCCGATGTGGTACGGCAGCGACATCGAGGTGTAGCGGATGCGGGTCGGGAACAGCTCGACCAGCCATGCTGCGATCGGGCCGTACACCATGGTCACGTAGATCACCAGGATGGTCAGCACCACCAGCACCATCGGCTTGTTGATGCGCGCATCGTCGGCCTTCTCGGGATAGTTGCCGGCCTTCAGTGCGGCCTTCAGCTCACCGGTGAAGGCATCGCCCTTGGCCTTGCCGTCTTCCTTGCTCAGGCCCGCGCCTTCATAGCCAGCCACTTCGGTCGCACCGATGGTGACCTTGGCCACGCTGCCGGCCGGGGCTGCCTCGATCGTGTACGGCACGCCCGCCTTGGCCAGCGCCGCGGTGGCGATATCGCACGAGTTGGAGAAGACCTTCTTGCCGACCGGGTCGAACTGGAACGAGCAGGTGTCCGGATCGGCGTGAACCACGGCCGGGGCATTGGTGCTGGCTTCGGCAATGGCCGGATTGGCGTAGTGGGTCAGCGCCTTGAACAGCGGGAAGTAGGTCAGCGCGGCGATCAGGCAGCCGGCCATGATGATCTTCTTGCGACCGATCTTGTCCGACAGCCAGCCGAAGAACACGAAGAACGGCGTGCCGATGGCAAGCGCGGCAGCGATCAGCAGCCAGGTGGTGGTGGCGTCGACCTTGAGCGACTGCGTCAGGAAGTACATCGCGTAGAACTGGCCGGCGTACCAGACCACCGCCTGGCCGGCGGTGCCGCCCAGCAGCGCCAGCAGCACGATGCGACCGTTCTTGGTGAAGAAGCTCTCGGTGATCGGCGCCTTGGAGGTCTTGCCCTCGGCCTTCATCTGCTGGAACAGCGGCGACTCGTTGAGCTGCATGCGGATCCACACCGACACGCCGAGCAGGATGATCGACAGCAGGAACGGAATGCGCCAGCCCCAGGCCTCGAACGCCTCGGTGCCCAGGTAGGTGCGCACGCCCAGGATCACCAGCAGCGACAGGAACAGGCCGATCGTGGCCGTGGTCTGGATGAAGCTGGTGTACAGGCCACGCTTGCCGTGCGGGGCGTGCTCGGCGACGTAGGTCGCCGCGCCGCCGTACTCGCCGCCCAGTGCCAGGCCCTGCAGCAACCGCAACAGGATCAGGATGGCCGGTGCGGCAAAACCAATGCTGGCGTAGTTGGGCAGGATGCCGACCAGGAACGTCGATATGCCCATGATCACGATCGTGACCAGGAACGTGTACTTGCGGCCGATCATGTCGCCGATGCGACCGAAGATGATCGCGCCGAACGGGCGCACGGCGAAGCCGGCGGCGAAGGCGAGCAGGGCGAAGATGAAGGCGCTCGTTTCATTGAGGCCCGAGAAGAACTGCTTGGCGATGATCGCCGCGAGCGAGCCGTACAGGTAGAAGTCGTACCACTCGAACACGGTGCCGAGGCTGGAGGCGAAGATGACCTTCTTGTGCCCCTGTGTCAGCGCGGCGGGTTTGCCGGAGTTTGCGGTGATGGTGGACATTTGTTCGTCGCCCCTTAGAAGTTGTACTTCACGTGCGTCTGCAGGCGATTGAGGTCGCCGCGGTCGCCGTTCTCGAGTTCACGCTGGCCCCAGATCAGTTCGGCACCGAGATCGAGCTTGGGCAGCGGCGTGTAGATCACGTTGACGTGGCCGGACTGCGCCGCCTTGGTGATGAGAAGGCCGGTCAGCGCGGTGTTCTGGTCGTAGTCGGCGCGCGAGTAGAAGATGTTCGTGCGCAGCTTCGGACTGAACACGTGCCTCCAGCCGAGGAACCCGGCGACCACGTCGATGTTGTCCAGGTTGCCGGTGGAATCGAGCACGGCATCGTTGTTGAGTGCCAGGCCGATGTAGCGGCCGATGCCGCTGCCGCCGGTGACCATGTAGCGGATGTCGTCGTTCTTGCCGAGGTTGAACTTGCCCGAGACGCTGACGCCGTAGCCCATCTCGTCGGAGTCGATGTTGGCCGGGCCGTTCTGGAACTGCAGCTGTCGCACCAGGCCGGCGATACCGAAGTGGCCCCAGTCACCCTTGAAGGTATAGCGGCCGGTGAAGTCCGGCATCGGGCCATCGTCGCCCGACACCTGCGCCATGTTGCCGTTGAACGGCGTGTACACCGTCTCCGGGTTCTCCATCGAGAACGACCACGGGCCGTTGGTGTAGCGCAACTGGGCCTGGCGCACGAACACCGTGCCTTCGGTTGGGCCGAGGAAGTCGACCGTATCGGGCAGGGCGGCGGTGTCCTGGAAGTTGGTCCAGGTCTGGCCGGCCAGCCAGTTGTTCCATTGCACGTAGGCCTGGCGCAGGGTCAGCGCATAGGTGTTGGTGGCGATCTCGTTGCCGGTGAAGGCGGTGCTGCCGCCGCCGAACAGATCGAACTCCAGGTAGGCCTTGAGCTTGTCGCCGCTGTCTAGGTCGGTGTCGGCGCCGAACCAGAAGCGCGAGAAGTTCACGCCCATGTCGGTGTCGGAACCGCCCTCGTCGGTGTTGCCACCGCCGACCGGGATCGCCTTGGGCACGTAGAACAGGCGGCCGACGGTGCCGTCGGGGATGTCGCCGTCGTTGGTCTGGGTGAGCGAGGCGTCGAGCTTGATGAAACCGCCATAGCTGAAGCGCGTGCCCGGGTTGGCCGTGGCCATGATCGGTGCGGTCTGGATGGTCGGTTTGGCCGGCGCCGGCGGATTGCCGGCGGCGGCTCCGGCCGTTACGGCAGCAGCGGGGGCTGCAGGTGCGGCAGGGGCGGTCGCCTGGGCAGTCTTGACCTCGCTGATCTGGCTTTGCTGTTGCTGCTGTTGCGAGACCAGCTGCTTGACCATGGCTTCGAGCTGGGCGACGCGCGCTTCGAGCTCCTTCTCTTTCGCGGTCTGCGCGTAAGCCATCCCCGGCAACGCCAGCGCGACCAGCAGGGCGGCGGCGAGCGGGCGGCGACGCACGGTCGCGGCCTTCCTCGTCGGCGACGCAATGATTGCGGACATGATTCCTTCCCTCCCAACGGAACGCCGCACCCAATGCGCGGCTGCGGCCAGCCTGCTGTTGCATCGCGCTGCACAACCATTCCCCATTGGTCGTAGGCGAGGGGCTGTGGAGGCCATTTACGACTATCGTCTACACCCGGCGGGATGAGGCTTTAACGGTGAATGCGGCACACTGGACCGCTCGCCTCCCGGGCGCAGCCGGCCGCGGCCGCGCCGCCCCCGGGCCCGGACCGGAATCCCCGCCTCAACCCCGCCAGACACCCCGACAGAACCTTGTCCCGGAGCACGCCATGAACCACCCCGCCGTCGTCCATCCAGTCGATCCCGAATTCGCCGCCAGGTCACGGGTCACGCGCGAGGCGTACGAGCGCATGTACGCCGAGTCGGTCAGCCAGCCGGATGCGTTCTGGGGCAAGGTCGCGCAGCGCCTGGACTGGTTCAAGGCGCCGACCAGGGTCAAGGACGTCAGCTACCAGCTCGACGACTTCCATATCCGCTGGTACGAGGACGGCGAGCTCAATGCCAGCGTCAACTGCCTCGACCGCCACCTGGCCCAGCGCGGCGACAAGACCGCGCTGATCTTCGAGCAGGACGATCCTTCGAAGCCTGCCGAGCACATCACCTACCGCGACCTGCATGCGCGCGTGTGCAAGCTCGCCAACGCGCTGCGCTCGCTCGGCGTGCGCAAGGGCGACCGCATCACCATCTACCTGCCGATGATCCCGGAAGCGATCGTCGCGATGCTCGCCTGCGCCCGTGTCGGTGCGATCCACTCGGTGGTGTTCGGCGGCTTCGCCCCGAACTCGATCGCCGACCGCGTCGCCGACTGCACCAGCAAGCTGATCATCACCGCCGACGAAGGCCTGCGCGGCGGCAAGAAGGTGCCGCTCAAGGCCAACGTCGATGCGGCGCTGAAGATGCCCGGCACCAATACCGTGGAGACCGTGCTGGTGGTGCGCCATACCGGTTCGGCCGTCGACATGCAGATGCCGCGCGACCGCTGGTACGACGCTGTCGTCGACGGGCAATCGGAGGAGTGCGCGCCCGAGCGCATGAACGCCGAGGACCCGCTCTTCATCCTCTACACCTCCGGCTCCACCGGCAAGCCCAAGGGCGTGCTGCACACCACCGCCGGCTACCTGGTGTACGCCAGTTACACCCACGAGATGGTGTTCGACCTGCGCGACGACGACGTCTACTGGTGCACCGCCGACGTCGGCTGGGTCACCGGCCACAGCTATATCGTCTACGGGCCGCTGGCCAACGGCTCCACCGCGGTGGTGTTCGAGGGCGTGCCGAACTACCCGAGCGTGTCGCGCTTCTGGGAAGTGATCGACAAGCACAAGGTCACCATCTTCTACACGGCACCGACTGCGATCCGCGCACTGATGCGCGACGGCGACGAGCCGGTGAAGAAAACCTCGCGCGCCTCGCTGCGCCTGCTCGGCACGGTCGGCGAACCGATCAACCCCGAAGCCTGGCGCTGGTACTACGAAGTGGTGGGCGATTCGCGTTGCCCGGTCGTGGACACCTGGTGGCAGACCGAAACCGGCGGCATCCTGATCACGCCGCTGGCCGGCGCGATCGACCTCAAGCCGGGCTCGGCGACCAAGCCCTTCTTCGGTGTGCAGCCGGCGCTGGTCGATGCCAACGGCAAGCTGCTCGACGGCGAAGCCGAAGGCAACCTGGTCCTGCTCGATTCCTGGCCGGGCCAGATGCGCACCGTCTACGGCGACCACCCGCGTTTCATCGACACCTATTTCCGCACCTACCCGGGCATGTACTTCACCGGTGACGGTTGCCGTCGCGATGCCGATGGCTACTACTGGATCACCGGCCGCGTCGACGACGTGATCAACGTCAGCGGCCACCGCATCGGCACGGCCGAAGTCGAAAGCGCGCTGGTCTCGCACCCGAAAGTGGCCGAAGCGGCGGTGGTCGGGTTCCCGCACGACATCAAGGGCCAGGGCATCTATGCCTACGTGACGCTGATCGCCGGTGAAGCCGCGACGGAAGCCCTGCACAAGGAACTGATCGCCCACGTGCGCAAGGAAATCGGGCCGATCGCCACGCCCGATCACCTGCAATGGGCCCCCGGCCTGCCGAAGACGCGCTCGGGCAAGATCATGCGCCGCATCCTGCGCAAGATTGCGGAGAATGCACCCGATCAACTCGGCGACACCAGCACGCTCGCCGATCCGAGCGTGGTCGAAAGCCTGGTCAACGAACGTCGCGTGCCCTGACATCAGCCGATGCCGACCCTGCTGATCGCCGACGACCACCCGCTGTTCCGCGAAGCCCTGCGCGGCGCGGTCGCGCGGGTGCTGCCCGAGGCACAGCTGCGCGAGGCCGACAGCGTCGAAGCCCTGTACACGCTGGTGGAAGCAGAGCCCGACGCCGACCTGCTGCTGCTCGACCTGAACATGCCAGGCGCGCAGGGCTTCAGCGCCCTCGTGCACCTGCGCGGGCTGCACCCGCAACTTCCCATCGTGGTCGTGTCGGCGCGCGAGGAGCCCACGGTCATGCGCCGCGCGCTCGACCACGGCGCGGTCGGCTTCATCCCCAAGTCGGCCGATGCGGCGACGCTGGGCGAAGCGATCACGCGCGTACTCGACGGCGACCGTTGGGCGCCGGCGGCGGCGCTGTCGGCGCCGGCCGCGCACGCCGACGAACACGACGCCGCGCAGCGCCTGCGCGACCTCACGCCGCAACAGTTCCGCGTGCTGCAGATGCTCGGCTCCGGCCTGCTCAACAAGCAGATCGGCTACGAGCTGGGCGTGTCGGAGGCGACGGTGAAGGCCCACGTGACTGCGATCCTGCGCAAGCTCGGAGCCAGCAACCGCACCCAGGCCGTGCTGATCGCCGGCCGCCTCGCCCTGGACCCCAGCGCGATCGTCCCGCCCCCCGAAGAAGTCGAGTAACCCACCCGTAGCCCGGGTAAGCGAAGCGCACCCGGGATTCACGCGTGTCGCCCCGGAAGAAGTCGATAGCCCTGCCGTAGCCCGGGTAAGCGAAGCGCACCCGGGGTCCGCACGCATGAACCCCGGGTGCGCTTCGCTTACCCGGGCTACGGTGTACCCTGCGGCCATGAGCCTGCGGCGTCCCCTGCCAGCACTGCGACCGTATGTCGAAGCGGTCTGGGCCAGCGCTGCGCCGGCGCAATCGCTCGCACCGCGCGAGCACGTGTTGCCCTGCAACGGGATGCACATCGCCGTCCGCCTCGACGGCCCGCTGCGGTTGTATCGCGACGTCGACGACCTGCGCGGCGAGACCCTGTCGGCTGCGGTCGTGGCCGGCGCCCGCGCCGGCTTCTACGTCAAGGACACCACGCAACCCTCGCGATCGGTCGGTGTGATCCTGCGACCCGGTGCAACACAGGCCCTGTTCGGTTGCGACGCCGACGAACTGGCTGCCAGCCACACGCCCCTGGACGCGCTATGGGGCGCTGCCGCACAGCGACTGCACGCGCAGCTGCTTGAATGCGACGACGAGTCGCGCCAGCTCGACCTTCTGCAAAGCGCACTGCTGGCGCACCTGCGCCCGGTGCGGGCGATGCACCCGGCGATCGCGCAGACGATGCAGGGCCTCGGCCAGGGTGCTCCGGTCGCATCCCTGGCCCGGGCCAGCGGACTAAGTCATCGATTGCTGCTGGCGCGATTTCGTGCAGCCACGGGCCTTGCACCGAAGGCCTATGCCCGCGTGCTGCGCTTCCGCCATGCGCTCGGGCTGCTCGCGCGCGGACAACGCCTGGCCGAGATCGCCTTTGACGCCGGCTACAGCGACCAGGCGCACTTCAACCGCGAGTTCCGCGAGCTGTCCGGCATGACACCGCAGGCCTACAAGCGGGCGCCGGTGCGTGGCGAAGCCCACGTCGCCGTGGTCAATTTCCTTCAAGACGCCGGTGCCCCGCGGATCTAACGTCCACGCACACCCACTGCCGCGAGGCCGCCATGTCCACCCGCGAACTGTTCGCCTACCTCTGTGTCTGCAATGCGCAATCGGCCATCGACTTCTACCGTGAGGTCTTCGGTGCCAGCGAAACACTGCGCCTGGTCGACGCCGGCGGCCGCATCGGTCATGCCGAAGTCTCGATCGCCGGAACCACCCTGATGCTGTGCGAGGAATACCCCGAGTACGACATCCTTGCACCCGATCCGGCGGCGTCCAGCAGCGTGACCCTGCACGTGCACGTCGACAACGCCGATGCGGTGATCGAGCAGGCGGTATCGGCCGGGGCGACGCTGGTGATGCCGGCGCGCGACCAGTTCTACGGCGAGCGCTCCGGTGTCGTCCGCGATC
Above is a genomic segment from Lysobacter sp. S4-A87 containing:
- a CDS encoding efflux RND transporter permease subunit; this encodes MKLTDASLRNPAAVAVIVAMVCAFGLMSLFKLPLQLFPDIERPQMSVQTSWRAASPQEMESEIVEPIEAVMQGLPGLEEIESNVNAGNSFINLTFAVGNDMDAMLVEVLSRMNRLQPLPRDATPPVVQSGADNANNSLTYFFVQKLPGTPGDILDFRQMIEDRIVPKISAVEGVAGVEINGGAPEELTISLNLERAAAMGIQIPDVAAVAARATDVSGGVVEAGRREYVLRFAGRYSPEAMGNLILAWRDGRPVRLADVAKVEVKRPEQRFFAYQNGNPAIGLRIIRETGANVLDTLDEVKRVVAEVREKDLKPLGLDIAQSFDASVFINRAISLLSGSLGAGVLLAVGCLWWFLRDVRATALIACAIPISLLATFIVLQLTGRSLNVISLAGLAFAVGMVMDAAVVVAENIVRLREEGMPARQAALEGTSQVAVALVASTITTVAVFLPVIFMEDVEGQLFADLALTISIAVAISLVVAVTVLPAAAGSWLRERKDTREQHRTWSRVSDWAMRVTAGRQRQWMWVGGLVLVPALLAALLMPKIDYLPPVKRAAVDAIFNFPPGMGPERVNQEIAPSVLERMRPYMDGGKSPQLSNWYLLLWPGGGTIGARVVDPDQIGELERVVRDEVVVGFPDTRAFASEGELFGSFGGSARAIAIHLQHADGDALARAAEAGRKLLSERFQGANVQAWPSADAGTPELRINPDDRRLAEVGWRRPELGTVVRTLGDGQWLGEHFDGDRRLAIILRTDRDSSISRLGAAPLATPQGGVLSLAELAQVDTVLAPNQLRRIDRRRTVTLTVDPPAAMSLEEALDIVDTDVVPALRKDLPADAEIRVSGSADRLDEVVRSMGMNFAMALVVLFMLMAAMFRSLRDSAFVMATLPMAVLGGVLGLRVLDLVAGQTLDLLSMIGFIMLLGMVINNAILLVAQTRDAQAAGATLDEALHQALDQRLRPILIGALTGVLGALPMAINPGPGAVIYRGLAAVSVGGVGLSLVFLVVLIPALLRLADSRRQTATAVDGIGAAPVPQPSP
- a CDS encoding efflux RND transporter periplasmic adaptor subunit, with translation MRTLHKPEKVLIAAALAAVLTVPLIDLDAGASAPPPEAPPAIVSVAAAVSTELAPRHWAPGSVISRQDAHVASEQDGRVIKVAEVGQNVREGDPIAVLDDTALRLREREAQADLARIQAQLGMATRQEQRYAQLAQQQNIARAQHEQLQADRDMLIQERARAQALLEQTRHQRTQMLVRAPFDGVVAEREVELGEFVNTGDAVARVVDTAEQEVRVRAPVDLARHLAVGTPVQVRVGDSERGHPVSALVPVGDEASRQLELRIKMDASEFPVGTAVEVGMPSAARRAVVAVPRDAVILRREGDFVLRVGGDNKAERLPVKTGTEVGDLVEVSGNVKAGDRLIVRGGERVEPGQAVTIQDLSRAVSVR